Genomic segment of Citrus sinensis cultivar Valencia sweet orange chromosome 7, DVS_A1.0, whole genome shotgun sequence:
TTGCAAGTTGATGTCAGTGTAAAgactaaaaaaatgaaatgtggGTAAATGTCTGAAGATTGGATGAAAGGCCAACGACTGAACATGCAAGTGGCCACTGGTGTTGGTGTCTGAATGACGTCATAGCCTTCATATCTTTCAACTCTATCCGCAGAAAACATGAGTACATATTCAACCTGGCAACTTCCGTATCTTTCTGAACTTTCTGaagcaattaattaacatcGTTCGTTCACTCAACTGGCTCTCCTTTATTTTGCACTTCCATCCACGTGGATTTCCAATTTCAGAGGAAGTATGGGCCCAGTTCTGAACTTGCTTCAAACCACATTCAGATGGCCGAAAATTTATAGCAAGCAGGCCCCTAGCCCCATACCCTACTCGCTCACTCGGTCCATAAAATCACTTCCAAATCTGATTTTACAGAGAATATATTCCAAATTATGGCTGCAATCTGCTTCCAAAAGATATCATAGTAAGGCCATGTGAAATTAAGAACGATTGTCACAGGATGCAAATATTGTCAAAAGATTTGAGCGTGACAGAATTGGCGGGCTGTTATGATCTGTGATCATGGCTAACAATCTAATGAACAGGCAATCAATTCTAAGGAAAAAGTCTGTTCATCTGCCAGTGAAACATAAGATAATGATAACTTGATGAAACTTATCAGAAAATATGATTAAGAATTGAGACCACGTATCGCTTATCAATAAGGAAACTAATAGAAAACTAGTACTTTGTGGGAATCGTCCTTTGTAATTAAACGGTGCACATCTTCGGATCACGTccataaaacttgaaattgatgCCTTAATGTGCCGTGTAAAGTGCCCCACGTGGATAACAATTTTTAGCTTTATCTTTCCAACATGTATCATCCATCCATCTTTtgcaatttttctttctgcATTCGATCAGCCGTGTCTCTTTATTAAAGTTTTGCGTCATCGATCCCACTCCAGTATAGTGTATGAACATTGTAAATTTCTGAAAAGGGTTAGCAGAATCTTTGCTTGTTaagttaaatttttcattCGTTCACTTGTTTCTTTAAGGCAAAAGGCTTGTATTATACGAGTACTAATGAAAAGTGGCACTCACTCAAAGGCTGCATGAGTCATAATGAAAGACTTTTATGACTGATGAGAATCAGAATTGAATACGACAAAGGTGTTAAAGATTGTAGGTGCGGCGAGGGatgaaacaatttttaaaaggaGGGGTCAAAGCACATAATATTTTGAGATGAAAGCAAACATTAGTTGGAGGAAGGAAAGTTGTATTGTGTATGCAACGGCTTTTGTTTTGTGTTATCTAGATATGGTTACTCAATCGAAAATGccttttgtttcctttttttcaattcttaattaattattataacttttcttttataatccATCCCTCCCCAAATTATCTGTGcaagaattttaaaagtttattcaACTTGAGTGGGTTTACACgttctattttttcaattaatctaGCCTCTCGACAGCCCAAAGAGACAAAACAATTGtacaatttagaattttagatCATATCATGATGGATCAAGTTGATACTGAGTGCATTTTGAAAGGGTAAAGCCAATTGTCATCAACAAGTAATTGGAAAATAAGTAGACCCTGAAACTTTGAGGAAAAGTGCTTCCAAGAAAAGCTAGAAATTAAACTAGATTTGAAGATTAAGAACTAAGAAGCAAGCTGGATTGGCCTTCCGTGACAAGGAAGCAATAACCCAAAGCCTGTCACAAAGACTTAAGCATCTGGGTTTGACAGAAAATTCGGATAAAGCAGAGTGGCTGGCTACCCAAGTAGCTGGAAGTGGCAGGGCTTGGCTTTGTTTTGATGACTTCTTTAGCACAGTGTACAGTGTACTTGCCGATAAGACGACGGCTTTATCGTTTATGCACATGAAGCCCTGAAAACTTTTTGGCGCATTGTGGGCTTTCTTAGACAATTTCAAAgacctcccccccccccccccacaaaaaaaaaacgatcTTTTCAGGCCACCAATAGCGGCTGCTCTTCCTACTCACAGCCCATTGTAGTGAATTGGGTGCTTTAGAAAATGATGAACAACCCAATACACTGCCCAAGATCACAAACTAGACCAATCAAGATGCTAAGAACCTAATCAATCTCACTTTGAGAGTTAACAGAACCTTTAACGTAAATGGTTATAATCAGAAAGTACCAAAAGAAACAAGATTAGAAGCTAATCAAAACCCAGAACAAGAAAGTGTTTTGCGTGGTTCGAATGTGCAAAAGAGCACAATCTACATCCACGGGAGAAGCcaacagaacaagctttattgatgattcaagCAATCTTTTCACCGTAATACAAGAGCTAACTACAAGGATCAAGACTAAGCTTTCTTTGTATCTTAACTCTCTCTATCACGCTCACAGATCTCTCTTGAAGCTGCTCTGTTAACCAGCTTATATAACAGCTGATATCAATTCCAGAATGGACAGATTCTTGCCACCTGTACTAACAGCTTCGTAACTAACTTGATTCCCCTCTTCACGTGCATTCCACATGTTCCACTTAAGTCTTTGCTCAAAACGTCAAAAGCCCCTGCCGTTTCAGACTTTAAGTAATCCACATGCCAAACTCGTGATACCTGAGCTCATTAAACACAAACAGAAAACGCTGCCGTTTCACATGCTCAAGTTTTGGATTCACCATTTTAGTCCACATTTCTCCACCTTGAACCAAAACTCCTCAATCTGCTTCCTTCTCCAAGACCTCAGGCAATCAGCAGTCACCCAAGCTGACTAAACTCAAACATACCTTGAATTTAGCCGTTGTAACAACCTTAGTAAGCATATCAGCAGGGTTCTCATCTGTATGAACTTTGGACATTTTCACAGCTCCTTTGGATACTTCATTTCGAATGAAATGGAGTTTAATATCTATGTGCTTTGTTCTCTCATGATGTGCAGGGTTCCTACACAGATGAAGTGCACTTGAGTTGTCACAATACACAGTTACAGTCTTCTGTTTTACCCCCAGTTCTCTCATTAATCCTTGTAGCCATAAAGCCTCTTTCACAGCTTCAGTGGCAGCTGTATATTCTGCTTCAGTGGTTGATAAGGCTACCACATGTTGCAGAGTTGCTTTCCAATTCACAAGACAACCATTAAACAAGAACATGTAACCAGTTAAAGATCTCCTCCTGTCCAAGTCCCCTGCATAGTCTGAATCCACAAACCCCAGCAGACCTTCACAACTTCCCTTATTTTTGCCATACACTAGCCCACAGCTCAATGTACCAGATAGATACCTCATTATCCATTTGACTGCTTTCCAGTGTTCCTTTCCAGGTGCTGCCATGTATCTGCTCACAACACTCACAGCATGTGATATGTCTGGTCTTGTTAAGACCATGGCATACATAAGGCATCCCACTGCATTAGCATAAGGTACATCTTCCATTTCCAGCTTCTCTTCATTTGTTTTAGGACTTTGCAAGTTACTAAGCCTAAAATGAGCTGCTAAGGGAGTCACTACTGGTTTAGAATTCAGCATTTGAAAAGAGTGCAGTACCCTGGTCAAATATTTCCTCTGTGATAAGAACATAAGACCAGCAGCTCTATTCCTCTCAATTTCTACCCccaatattttctttgcaaTCCCCAAATTCTTCATATCAAACTCAGAGCTTAGGATCTTCTTCAAATCTTCTATTTCTTCCCTTATTTTGCAAGCTATCagcatgtcatctacatatagGAGGAGATATATGTAGAGGTCATCCTTCAATAGTTTGTAGTACACACAACAGTCATAACTGCATCTCATGAATCCATGTGTTACCATAAATTCATCAAATCTGAGATACCATTGTCTAGGAGACTGTTTTAAGCCATAAAGGGATTTTTTGAGCAAGCAAACATGTCTGGGCTTCTTGGGGTCTTCATACCCTTCAGGTTGAGTCATGAATATTTCTTCTTGGAGTCTCCCATGCAGAAAAGCAGTCTTGACATCAAGTTGATCAAGCTCCATGTCTTGTACTGCTGTGAGTGATAAGATTACTCTTATAGAAGCATGCCTAACAACAGGTGAAAAAACTTCTTTAAAATCAACCCCTTCTTTCTGTGTATAGCCCTTTGCCACAAGTCTTGCTTTAAACCTCTTTGGTTCTGAGCTGGTCAGTCcttctttgattttgaaaatccacTTGCAGCCCACTATTCTCCTTTTTTCTGGTCTTTCTACCAGTTCCCAAGTTTCATTGTTGTGTAGGGACAAGATTTCATCATCCATGGCCTCTTTCCATTCTGTTCTGAATTTGCTCTGGATTGCCTCATTAAAGGTCTTTGGTTCCTCATCATCAATTTCATGTGCAGCTTCCAAGGCATATGTGATGAGATCAGCATATCCATATCTTCTGGATGGCTTTATTGGCCTTTTTGCTCTGTCTCTAGCTAGCTGGTAACCTTGTATTTCTGATTCCAGTTGAGCTTCTTCCTGAGCTTCTGACTCATCATTTATATCACTTGAATCTGCAGCTTCATGTGTTTCATGATGATTAGGTAGCTCCACCTCAATCTGATGTGTATCaaaaactttttcttcttcctcagACTTTCTTTTAACAGGTTTCTTGCTTATGAGTTCTTCTTCATTGAATATCACATCCCTACTAATTATGCATTTTGGAGGGTTTATATCTGTGCACCAGATTTTGTATCCCTTAACCCCTTCTGGATATCCTATAAAGATTCCCCTTAGAGCCCTGGGAGCTAGCTTTCCCTGGTTTATATGTGCATAGGCTGTACAGCCAAACACTTTCAGGTCTTCATAGTTTGCTGGTTGTCCAGTCCATTTTTCATAAGGTGTTTTGAATTCTATGGCTGAAGATGGACTGAGGTTGACCAGATAGCAGGCTGTTAGGAGTATTTCTGCCCACAGTGACTTGGGAAGCTTTGTTTGAACAAGCATGCACCTCACCCTCTCCATGAGTGTCCTATTCATCCTTTCTGCCAAGCCATTCTGTTGAGGTGTTAACCTAACAGTTCTGTGTCTCATAACTCCCTCCTCTGCACAATATTTATCAAACCTCTGATTACAAAACTCTAAGCCATTGTCTGTTCTAAGCTTCTTCAGCTTCTTTCCAGTCTGATTTTCAACTAAAATCTTCcactctttgaacttatcaaATACTTGATCTTTATTCCTTAAAGTATAGACCCATACCTTTCTggaaaaatcatcaatgaatGACAAGAAATAGCTATTTCCTCCTAGAGATATCTGCTGAGCAGGCCCCCACAAATCTGAATGAACATACTCCATCTTGTCCTTGGACTTATGTACTGATCTTTTGAAACTAGACCTTGTTGCTTTGCCTAGTACACAATCTTCACAGAAGTCTAAGTTTCCAAGTTTATCATCTCCAAAAACACCTTGTTTCTCAAGTTCTTTAAGGCCCCTCTCACCTATGTGCCCTAACCTCAGATGccatattttgattttatcagTGGTATCAGCTACTGACATTCTAACTTCACCACTAACTACATCACCATCTAAGATAAACACCCCATTCTTTCTGCTACCTTTCATAACAACCTGTGAATTCTTGACAATCATCAGCTCTCCTGATTCAATCCTAACACTACACCCCATCTGGTCAAGCATACCCAAAGAAATCAGATTTCTTTTCAGCTCAGGCACATACCTGACTTGTTTTAGCTCTCTAATGGTTCCATCATGTAGCTTAAGATTGACATTGCCAATTCCCATGATTTTACACACAGCATTATTCCCCATCATTACTCTACCACCATTATACTCATAATAATCTGTAAAGTAACTCTTATATGGACTCATATGAAAAGTGCACCCtgagtcaagaacccatttaCCTCTATCTTTGATGTCTGTGGCAATGCACACTCCAGCAGATTCATAGCCTTCTTCTTCAGCTACTGCTGCACCACCATTCTGccctttctttttaaacttCTTTTCTGGACAATCTTTCTTGAAGTGTCCCTCTTTGTGACACAAGAAGCACTTTAGATCTTTTGGTTTCTCTTTGTACTTGCcctgtttctttttcttgccatCTGATTTGGCTTTTGCTGTTAAGCCTTGACCTGATTCAACTCCCAGATGATCTTGTTTGCCTTGTAGTTCTTTTGTGTTGAGTGCTGACTTTACTTCATCCAGAGATAGTGTCTGCCTACCATACATCAAGGCATCAACAAAATTTCCATATGACTTTGGCAGAGAGCTTATCAACAGAAGAGctttatcttcatcatcaaggGCTGCATCAATAGTTTCCAAAGTGTCACACACTTTGTTAAACTCATGAAGGTGGTCATCTAAAGGTGTGCCCTCCATCATCTTTAATGTGAACATTCTCTTCTTTATGTATAACCTATTGGCCAGAGATTTCTTCATGTAGATACTCTCAAGTTTAGCCCATAAATCAGCCACAGTAGGTTCTTTTGCCACCTCCCTTATTACAGAATCTGCAAGGCTCAAGATTATCGTCCCTCTAGCCTTCCTATCAATTTCAGCAACCTGCTCAGGAGTCTTGGATGTGGAGAACTCTTTACCCTCCTTTTTGGTCACTGGTTGGATTGCATCGCCAAGGCCTTGAGTAACCAGCAAAGCCTCCATTTTTACTTTCCACATGTTGAAGTCATTCTTTCCGTTAAACTTCTCAAGGTCAATCTTTGGGTTAGCCATACAGGGATCTTAGATTTGTTaaccttgctctgataccaagtgTAGTGAATTGGGTGCTTTAGAAAATGATGAACAACCCAATACACTGCCCAAGATCACAAACTAGACCAATCAAGATGCTAAGAACCTAATCAATCTCACTTTGAGAGTTAACAGAACCTTTAACGTAAATGGTTATAATCAGAAAGTACCAAAAGAAACAAGATTAGAAGCTAATCAAAACCCAGAACAAGAAAGTGTTTTGCGTGGTTCGAATGTGCAAAAGAGCACAATCTACATCCACGGGAGAAGCcaacagaacaagctttattgatgattcaagCAATCTTTTCACCGTAATACAAGAGCTAACTACAAGGATCAAGACTAAGCTTTCTTTGTATCTTAACTCTCTCTATCACGCTCACAGATCTCTCTTGAAGCTGCTCTGTTAACTAGCTTATATAACAGCTGATATCAATTCCAGAATGCACAGATTCTTGCCACCTGTACTAACAGCTTCGTAACTAACTTGATTCCCCTCTTCACGTGCATTCCACATGTTCCACTTAAGTCTTTGCTCAAAACGTCAAAAGCCCCTGCCGTTTCAGACTTTAAGTAATCCACATGCCAAACTCGTGATACCTGAGCTCATTAAACACAAACAGAAAACGCTGCCGTTTCACATGCTCAAGTTTTGGATTCACCATTTTAGTCCACACCCATGACAGAAAATTTGCCTTTAGAAAACTTTGATTAATTAGTCTAATGACCTTATCCATTTTACATCCACCTTAATTagttttcaatttctttatgtAGCACTCTTGTCATTCATGATAAAAAGGCAATCCCATCTGAAAGAAATTAACCATTTGCATTCATGGAGATCCAGCATGATAAGACATGAATACGTGTATTGAAGTAGACAGATACATCAAACACATCGGCATACGACTAATTTGCGCCACAATTTCacatttttcaaaccatgtCGATATACACTGTAATAGAATGGAATTTTTTTGACTACTTTTGGCTAGCTGCAATCAGCATTCATAAAACCTGGAAAAAAGAGCTCAGGAAAATGTGGGCCTACTTTCTGGGATACTTCGCCTCTGCTTTTATGAAACATGTTAAATGTTGCCTGTTTTATCAATTGAAGCCGCCCTAAGACTAGCAAGGCAGCCATTGCCATGGTCAGTTTCTTGAGTCTCGAATGGTCACTGAGTCCTGAGTCCTCAGACAACTCTCCATCATCTTATCCGAAAGTTTGATGGGAACTGAACTtgcttttctttaatttctggaCGGAGACGTGaacttgatttattttgtgcTCTAATATTTCACCGTTAAAATTGACTGGAAATGGAAATGATAGCAATTGATTGCCCATTTTAATTAGTCATATATTTGTGAGTCCACTAGATTGTGACCACAAGAAATGAATCTGTATATTTCAAGTGAACATTACAACAGATGAAGTGGAATTTGACACAAAATTTTTTGACAATGATGCGGGCGGACAATCGCATTCTCCAATACCATAGTCAACAAACTCAGGaatataataaacaatttacTCTGTGTGTCAGCCGAATTTAAAGTTGTAAATTTCATATTGTTTGCAGTCATTAGTGGGCCCAGGATTTCGGCTTAACAGCAGCCATCAGACAGACTCATTAATTTTCAGGATTTTGGCTTATGCGAAGTCGAGTGGGTGGTTCTCGACGTTGTTACTTTTTGACCGCTTCGATTACCACCGAAAAcgaatatttttgtctttaatttgCTGATTGATTAAGCCACTGTCACACAAATGAAAGCTTCTTTTAGGTTTACGTTCTTGATGAATACAGAAGCTATATTCGATATTAGGTGATTGGAGTTGTATGGAGAGGCTAGCATTTCAATCATTGAATATGCCGCGTCactaaagagaaattaaattcaacccattaaaatttaaaacaatgaatagaataataaacccattttgaaaaaaaagagagaggcaTCCGATGTTACTAAAATATAATAGTGATTAAGAAATGACGGAAAATCCCACACCATATGGCATAtgctaataataaaaaaaaggttaaaaaacgCATGCAACTGTCACCAATTCATGACAATTGGAATATGTACaaagtgaaaaaagaaatgtgaGAAGAAGTCATTTCTCTGTTGGCATTATTAGGCGACAGTTGCAAAAGATTACGAACTCATAATCCATAATTTCTCtagttttaatattatattggcaatagaaaataatataacgctaaaaaacaaaacttcatTACGGTAGCACACCGAGTCATTTGTTTCTGCCTCAAATCAAGAAACGTTACTGCTGATGTGTGACATAATGctattttttgtaatcttcTCTATAGCGTATAACAAGAATTCCATCACATCTTTCACCTGAAATCCAATTAAGAATTCCAAGAATTTGCTCTCTCCTTTGATTTTTATAAGTTGTTGAAAAGGAGAGATGAAGAGACGGGAACCAAGAGCTAATGCTGGGTAGTGGCTAGTGTACAAGCAAGTTGACCATTTTGGGCCTCTGAGCTGTGCCGTCCAATTTTGTTGCAACATGCACCGTTTAGAAAAATTTGAGGACCCACTGGGTAGGTTGGCCTGAGGCGTGAGCAAAATCCAAAAGCCCAATATGTCAGAGGCAAGCAACAAAACAAAGGAGCAAGTGGATGGTACTTGCTTTTTGAGTAGCCTAGTAGCTTGGCGGGTTCAATGGAGCCGCCACAACCGCCAAACTGCCACCAGCATGACGACGGCAGTACCGAAGCAAGTCGGACTCGTGCGTCGAGTGCTGGCCGATATATTGGCCGCCACCGGCAGTGTCCCATTTGCCGATTTCAGACTGCACCCAAAAATCACAACCGAGAGCATAATAACGTATTAGATTCCCATTTGAACAAAAACGAAAGCACAGCATGAACCGTGCTTGTctttgttttacaaaattacaaactcTTGGATGCAACATTTATCGTTTATATAAAACGTGGGGGGCataatagaaaaatggtcCCCCAATCAAAAAGCCCCAACCGTCCCGACCCAACCAGGGAACAAAAGATTttattcccttttttttttttttgcaaatatttatttaacaagaGTATTTTTAAGTAAACCGCCAATCACACAACTGGCTTTAGCTGTAAAACCGTCACGGCTGTAATCTTGCCGCGTTTTCCTTGCCGCTAACCACTAAgtttaaaatcaattcaaaattttaacactattaaacaaatttatcaaaaaaaaaattagttagtctaaaaagagaaataaaaaacaaaaataaaaaaaaattacctggTACTGGGGCTAGGACAGAAAGTGATGACATAATCGGCAGCGGCACAGGTGAAGGTGCTGGTGCCATCATCATAAGCGTAGCTGTAAGCTTTAGGGCACGCATTCTTGAAGAACATTGAATAAGAAGTGGGTTTACAAGTATCCGGCGTCGCGAAAGCTCCACTGCAGCAGTACTGGGGGTCACCAAAGGCTTCACATGCGCTCTTGCAAGCAACATCCTCACCATTGCCGGCCTCTGTAACCTTAAGCTCCGAGGGACACGCATTGTTCAATTCAGCAATACACCCAGCTGCCGTACAATTGCCAGCGGTCCCGCTTTGAGTTTGGGGTGTGACCAGCATGGGGAGATTATATCCGTCCACGAGGCTGACGTCGAAGAAATCAAGGCCGCCTGCGCCGTTCAACGTGAATTCAGCAAGGGTGGCGGGAGGGGCGGCGCCACTGCCGGAGCATTCGAGAGTGCCGGAGCCACAGTCGCCGGTCAGGCAAGTGAATTTGGAATCTTGGGTACAGTGAGTGCGGGCCCAAAGGCGGCCTGACCAAGAAGCTGGAACAGAGATCGAAGTGGACTGGCCTGACTCCAAGGAGAAGCCAGTGGGCGAGAGTTGTGGGGTTCCTGCGCCTGAGAGTATGCCTGGCCATATTGTGTTGCTGCACTCGTTTGTGATTGTGAATGTCGCTGACAATGTTtctattcaattaaaattaacaacaaaCAAGCAGAAGTAAGAAccgttattatttatttcctacaTGAATTAAATAGCTAGaagaaaatatatgaattacaTGTATACAAGCAGTTTCagcttttgaaattttaattttataagaaatgtTACCGGAAAGCAATTGGAGAAGACAGAGGGTGGTTATGGCGATAGAAATTTGAATAGGGGCCGCCATTGAATTTGtaataagaaagaaagaaatgtgTAAATGAAATGTTTGTTTGGTTTTGACTCTTGATTAATCTGATGGTAGTGGTCGCGGTTAGGGGCAGAGAGTTTTGAGTGATTATGTATTTATAGAGAGTGTTGGGGGAGATTGTGGGGGTCTTGTGCTGTTGTTGCATATgttgtatgtatgtgtgtgcgAGTATGCAGAGGTGGGGCGCAATTTATGGGTGGGGGGAGGACCCACTGCCCTAGTTGGGGTTGGCACATGCAacacaaatacaaaaatacataatattaCGAATATACGCCGCCGGGCCACTGACACAGAGGTCAGGTCGGCAACGTGTACGAGTCTTGAGTATggtgtattttattatttagtttctttggTTTCTTAGGGGTGGGGGTAAGaatagggtaatttttaaaaacctcccctgaggtttgggtttgttgcaagtagatggcgagaattgatttatttgtaaaaaaccccttaccgtcagttaagtttaacattgaccgttagttgaccgtgcaaagacaatattacccttaacaatagtttataaacgaaaataactaaaaaaaaaatcaaaattattaattattttaccctttttaaattattgatattttcttaaagttcctataaaaaagttaaaattaaaaaattaaaaaatcctctttaaattattgatatttccttaaaattcctacaagaaagataaaattaaaattttaaaatgaaatagtcataatctttacctatgatattgtaaatttttagaattgacaaggataaaattgtcaaaaaataggatttgtgctttttgcaccaataattttggtttttttttagttatttttgtttacaaactattgttaagggtaatattgtctttgcacggtcaactaacggtcaatgttaaacttaactgacggtagggggttttttacaaataaatcaattctcgccatctacttgcaacaagcccaaacctcaggggaggtttttaaaaattactcgGTAAGAATAATATAAGAGATGACGTTGTCTATGTCaccaatttcattttgtagGAACCAGGAAGCTATTAGTGATGTTACCCATTAGGGTggttacattaaaaaaaatatacatgtacACTGTATAAATTATATGGGGGTATAGAGAGTAGAGACTTTTGGGATGATGCGAGGGGTGTTTTAATTCGGGGGCTGtgaattaaagtttaattaaaCCTCTCCTCTCTTTGCagattgattaattttcaGATTCCAGAGGGGACGGCTCCAAATTCAGATATGGCGTCGATGGTTTATTCGTTCTAGGCAGAGGAAGTTAGATTATTCGATTCTTTTTATACGGAAATGACCACCCAAT
This window contains:
- the LOC102622492 gene encoding thaumatin-like protein 1b, whose amino-acid sequence is MAAPIQISIAITTLCLLQLLSETLSATFTITNECSNTIWPGILSGAGTPQLSPTGFSLESGQSTSISVPASWSGRLWARTHCTQDSKFTCLTGDCGSGTLECSGSGAAPPATLAEFTLNGAGGLDFFDVSLVDGYNLPMLVTPQTQSGTAGNCTAAGCIAELNNACPSELKVTEAGNGEDVACKSACEAFGDPQYCCSGAFATPDTCKPTSYSMFFKNACPKAYSYAYDDGTSTFTCAAADYVITFCPSPSTSLKSANGTLPVAANISASTRRTSPTCFGTAVVMLVAVWRLWRLH